From the genome of Platichthys flesus chromosome 10, fPlaFle2.1, whole genome shotgun sequence:
CATTCTCCCCCCTCCGCTGCCCGGTGATGTTGGATATGGGAGAACGCAAAGAGGTGAAAATGATTCCGAAGTCCTCGTTCAGTATAAACAGTTTGGTGCCCGAGGCCGTGCAGAGCGacaaccagcagcaccagcaccagaacctgcaccagAACCAGCACCACCTGCACCAGACCCACCTCCTGCACCGGCCCGGCGCTGCGGACGAGCCCGAGCAGAAGGCTCCTCTCCCGGCCGCCCAGCCGGAGCCGAAGCCGGAACCCAAGAGCGACGCGTCGGGTCAGGAGAGCTGCCCGGACGAGAAGGAGAAgccggaggagaagaaggaggcgaAGGAGGCGGACGGAGGCGCCGGAGCGAAGGACGGAGACAAGAAGAGCGGCAAGTACGAGAAGCCTCCGTTCAGCTACAACGCGCTGATCATGATGGCGATCCGCCAGAGCCCCGAGAAGCGCCTCACGCTCAACGGCATCTACGAGTTCATCATGAAGAACTTCCCGTACTACCGGGAGAACAAGCAGGGCTGGCAGAACTCCATCCGCCACAACCTCAGCCTCAATAAGTGCTTCGTCAAGGTGCCGCGGCACTACGACGACCCGGGCAAGGGCAACTACTGGATGCTGGACCCCAGCAGCGACGACGTGTTCATCGGCGGAACCACCGGGAAGCTCCGGCGGAGGTCCACCACGTCCCGGGCCAAGCTGGCCTTCAAGCGGGGAGCGCGGCTGACCTCCGGGCTGACCTTCATGGACCGGGCCGGCTCCCTGTACTGGCCCATGTCCCCCTTCCTGTCCCTGCACCACCCGCGGGCCGGCGGCGCCCTGGGCTACAACGGGACCTCCTCGGCCTACCCGGCGCACCCCATGTCCTACAGCACCATGCTGGCCCAGAACATGGGCAGCAGCCACTCCTCGTTCCCGTCGTCCAACGGGCTGAGCATGGACCGGCTGGTCGGCGGGGATCTGCCCTACGCCACGCACCACCTGACGGCCGCGGCCCTGGCGGCCTCGGCGGTGCCCTGCGGCCTCTCCGTGCCCTGCTCCGGGGCCACGTACTCCCTGAACCCGTGCTCGGTCAACCTGCTGTCCGGGCAGACCAGTTACTTTTTCCCGCACGTCCCGCACCCTTCCATGACCCCACAGAGCGGCGGCTCCCTGCAGGCCGCCCGGGCTTCGGCCTCCAACTCCCCGCAggctccgtcctcctcctcgctgtcctGTGACTCTCTGCGGCCGGCCCTGTCCGGCTCGCTGCCGGCCTTCTCCTCGGGACTTTCCGGGAGTTTGTCTGATTATTTTTCTCATCAAAACCAGGGGTCGACCTCCAACCCGCTGATACACTAACCCCcggccccccaccccccaccctcacccCCCACAGCCCGCAGGAGACAGCACGTGAACTTGAGTGGAACTGTAAGTTGAACATTTTACACTGAACATTGACGTTGTAAGAATCTCTCtgagcggagggagggagagagaacagcCCTGAAGCCTCCAggtattttttaatattattatctccttctcctcttcctcctcctcctcttcctcctgcaggtgtgTGTACATACATGTTCTCAGTGTCTGTACAGTTGTGTGTGACATGAACCCAGAGGAAGCTGGGAGCTGTGGGCGgattctcctcttcctgtggGAGGAATAACTTTTTCTagaatgtgtatttaaaatagTTTGTTCTAattttgagatttaaaaaaaaaaatactactaCTATCTTGTAATGTCCGCGCGCATGTTCGCAGTATTATCAGGTCTCAtgctgggggtgggggtggggggggggggggggggggaattttACAACATTCAAACACTAATTCTTTGAGTTTAGATTTCTATCGTCTTCAcggtgaatgtgtttttaaaacaggaagtgaagcgacTCCGTGAATGTCCCGAGGcggtgtccatgtgtgtgttagacCAAAGACTCGGTTCTTTACAGCAGAAGTAGGATCAGTGTTGAGCTGCTCAACGGGACAGGGGCCGGGGACAGACAGGGGCCGGGGACAGACAGGGGCCGGGGACAGACAGGGGCCGGGGACAGAGGCCTGGGGACAGACAGGGGCCGGGGACAGAGGCCTGGGGACAGACAGGGGCCGGGGACAGAGGCCTGGGGCAGGACTGAGCAGTGAGGGACACAGTGAGCGTCTCCGTCACTGTAGAAAATGTCCATTTAAAgcagatttaatttaaagtgtGCCGTTTGGTTGCACGCGCAGCACCGTGCGCGTGGGTCCGTGGAGCCGCTTCGACCGGCCGCGCTCCTCTTATATCACATGTTTGAAACTGTTGTTAGAAAAAGACGTGAAACGGATTCATTTGATTCGAAAAGTCTGAAGTTTAAATGTCTGGTTCCAGCcgatgtgttttctttctgtaaagAAACACGCGCACGCTCACGCGCCTTCTTTCGTTGTATTTTTGTATAATTACAGAGAGAACGTGTCTATTTGTCTGAATTTGGTTTCAACGTTTTTAAGAACAATGTAAAAACCCGTTTGtttgacagaagaaaaaaaagcctcCTGATCTGATATGATTGTCCTTTAATTGTCGTCTCTAAAAGAAATTTCATGGTTGTGATTCTATTGTGGTCTGATTCTTATTCACGTGTTTGTCGCTTATAAaattcaaaaagagaaaaaaatgttttaatcataaaaaatacaaataaaagaatagGTTACATTCATAACTCCAGAAAATCCCTTTGTCTTCTTTCCTCCTGACGTGTCCACCCATCCACCAACAGGTCACAGCTTCTGATTCTGAACCAGTGGAAACTTTATTACTTTCAAACTTtcagaggaaatgtgtgttttttactgcgcaggtggatttttttattattttcattgaaGAGCAAACATCAGATAAATTTCAGCTCTGACGCGTCTGGAGACAAAACAGGAACATGGAGCTGGAGCCTGAAGGTTCGGCTCTGACCTGCTCCTCTAGAGCTGCGTGTCCCCCGTGTCTCCCCCGTGTCTCCTCCGTGTCTCCCCCGTGTCTCCTCcgtgtctcctcttctctgtttttatttatttgcttgtttCTCTTTACGCGCACAAGGTGAAAAACGCGCCGCTGCCGTTCGTGCGTGAAGCTTTTACGCACGAACATTACGCACAGGCGTCTGGGTGGAGAGCTGTGTGAAGTGATGCGAGCAGAGGTCGCGCTCAGGCGGCTCCAGTGAAACGAGACGCGCTGCGGCCTCCGCACACACTcacgcgcgcacacgcacacacgctccaacattttaacatttccaCGTCCTGATTTTACTGATTCTTCTCACGCATCAGCTGATTGGTTGGCGCGTCCTGAGGAGCCGTCGGGCTCCGTGTGAATCTGCAGATGTTTGAATGAACTTCCGCTCGAATctgatgttttcattctgcGGGAGTTTCTGGTTCTTTGAtgattttgtctctttgtgATTTGACTCGTTTATTTTTCTACTTCGAGCCTGAGACTGAAGAGTCTTagtttttaaacatgaagttTCAAACTGATGAAATTGAGTCTGTGAGACTTTAAAgcttctgctgtttgtctgatCAGAGCGGGTTTGATGTGacagggtttgtgttgttgtgtttcagtgtgtgaggtgttgtgtgtgacgctgctgctgcttcagatgttttcactttatttcagctgaAAGTTTAAATTTAGATAATTTCTGAGACTcaatttgtttctgttgttttgtttcctgcaaGATTTAAAATAATCGAAATCAGTTTTCTCTTGATTTCTGTTGAAAATGAGTTGAGAGTGGATCCGTTGTCTCTggagcgggtgtgtgtgtgcgcgtgtgtgtgtgcgtttgtgtgtctgaatttATTTAAACCTTTAATCTGCtggttttgtttcttcttttttgtttaaatcagaAGATTGTTGTATTtgcttgtttcctgttttttgtcCAGCTTCCTCCTCGTTGTTACCGGATGTAAATATTAcagtaaatattattttcacGCACCAAACGAACACGCGCAGTTTAACACGTGTATTTTCGTGTATTTTCTGGACGCGTTAAACTGCTCAGGTCGCTTCGCTGCTTTTTACTGgataatttcattttaatttcactaAAATTCACTGAGTGTGTTCTTtgggaaaatgttttaatttaatcgTTGTTTCAactgaacatgtttttattgaaacaatTTTAAAATCAACCGTGAGTGTTTTATTCAcagctggaggtcaaaggtcaaacctTCTTCTTCTGGGTTTTCTATCCTgtgaaaagtttattttcttacGCTTTTCATTTTACCTGCATCAGAAAAATTAACTGATGAAACAATGTTTGAGTtgagttattattaataataatatttgtatattgttattatcagtTTCTTGACGTAAATTCGGTTTCACGTCTTTTATAATTTTGctgaaaatgaattaattttcacagcagctgaaaaaattctctttctctctctttcccatgATGCTCTGAGCTTTTTGCGTCACAGGAAGTTGTGGTTACTTGtagaaaacagagacaaactcaGATTCAGTTTTAGTGTTTGATATttgaatcattttatttctgtaCTCGAGGagaattttaattttaaatccaggattaatttaatttagtccAGACGCAAGAGTTTCATGTAAAAATCCTGGAAATGTTTGAAGATTTAAAGTCTTCAGATCgtcaatgttttcttattttatctcTGAATCCACGTTGACGGCTTCACCCtgaatattacaaatattaaacatcagaGGAAGGAACGtctgaaaatgtagaaaaataagaaataataataatcaataaatatctcAAGAAACGTCCAAATATGAGCTCTATAGTTTGTTGATGCTGGAAAATTAGAAAACTCTGgaaactgtgaaaaataaaaataacatatgcaagttaatgattaatattaattccactgtaaaaaacaacaacaaccaatataATATCAGAATCAAATACAACTAAAGCGTTTCCCACATTTTAAGTCTGATTAACATTGACACAAAACTAAGGAAGGAggttttaaaatagaaatgaaggaaggaaagaagaaataggaaaagaagaaagattggaaagaggaaagagggaataCAGGGATattgaaagaaagaaggaagatagaaagaaaggaagaaagaaagga
Proteins encoded in this window:
- the foxg1a gene encoding forkhead box protein G1; protein product: MLDMGERKEVKMIPKSSFSINSLVPEAVQSDNQQHQHQNLHQNQHHLHQTHLLHRPGAADEPEQKAPLPAAQPEPKPEPKSDASGQESCPDEKEKPEEKKEAKEADGGAGAKDGDKKSGKYEKPPFSYNALIMMAIRQSPEKRLTLNGIYEFIMKNFPYYRENKQGWQNSIRHNLSLNKCFVKVPRHYDDPGKGNYWMLDPSSDDVFIGGTTGKLRRRSTTSRAKLAFKRGARLTSGLTFMDRAGSLYWPMSPFLSLHHPRAGGALGYNGTSSAYPAHPMSYSTMLAQNMGSSHSSFPSSNGLSMDRLVGGDLPYATHHLTAAALAASAVPCGLSVPCSGATYSLNPCSVNLLSGQTSYFFPHVPHPSMTPQSGGSLQAARASASNSPQAPSSSSLSCDSLRPALSGSLPAFSSGLSGSLSDYFSHQNQGSTSNPLIH